A region of Campylobacter sp. MIT 99-7217 DNA encodes the following proteins:
- a CDS encoding ComEA family DNA-binding protein yields the protein MKKIFFIFMAFVGVLFAAVNINTADVDTLKSLKGIGEAKAKAIIEYRQDQNFTKIEDLKKVKGIGDKLFEGIKDQITVE from the coding sequence ATGAAAAAAATATTTTTCATCTTTATGGCTTTCGTGGGAGTTTTATTTGCTGCAGTAAATATCAACACAGCTGATGTAGATACCTTAAAGTCGCTTAAGGGCATAGGAGAAGCAAAGGCTAAAGCTATAATCGAGTATAGACAAGATCAAAACTTTACAAAGATAGAAGATCTCAAAAAGGTTAAAGGTATAGGCGATAAGCTTTTTGAAGGCATCAAAGATCAAATCACGGTCGAATAA
- the argS gene encoding arginine--tRNA ligase has protein sequence MKNVVYEAIKKVLVQDFILESPKDKNLAHFATPLAFSLAKELKKNPKLIAEELALKFDKSFYFESVEAVNGYLNFKLSRAFLNSVATEALKDPSSFCKGEKKDKSFLLEFVSANPTGPLHIGHARGAIFGDTLSRLAKYLGYKFDTEYYVNDAGNQIYLLGLSVLLAVKEHCLVQEVDYPEEYYRGAYIVDLAKEAFENFDKSFFTEENIENLATWAKDKMLILIKKTLEETGIKIDSFVSEKSYYKDLEATLQDLKNHHGIYEKEGKIWLASSTKGDEKDRVILREDKSGTYLAADIVYHRDKMSRGYDECINIWGADHHGYIPRMKAAMEFLGFDSTKLKIILAQMVSLLKDGEPYKMSKRAGNFILMQEVLDEIGSDALRFIFLSKKCDTHLEFDVSELKKEDSSNPVFYINYAHARINQVFAKSKKSVEDILEADFSNLSEEALNLLFESLNLNAILNDAFQTQSLQKIPDYLKALAASFHKFYNENKVIGSQNEQSLLKLFAVVALSIRTALGIMGIKAKDKMEH, from the coding sequence TTGAAAAATGTTGTTTATGAAGCGATAAAGAAGGTTTTAGTTCAAGACTTTATTCTAGAAAGTCCTAAGGATAAGAATTTAGCACATTTTGCAACTCCGCTTGCTTTTTCTTTAGCCAAAGAGCTAAAGAAAAATCCCAAGCTTATTGCTGAGGAGCTTGCTTTAAAATTTGATAAGAGTTTTTATTTTGAAAGTGTTGAGGCTGTAAATGGGTATTTAAATTTTAAGCTTTCAAGAGCTTTTTTAAATTCCGTCGCCACTGAGGCTTTAAAAGATCCTTCCAGCTTTTGCAAAGGTGAAAAAAAAGATAAAAGTTTTTTGCTTGAATTTGTAAGTGCAAATCCCACAGGTCCTTTGCATATAGGTCATGCAAGAGGGGCTATTTTTGGCGATACTCTTTCAAGACTTGCAAAATATTTAGGATATAAATTTGATACCGAGTATTATGTAAATGATGCCGGAAATCAAATTTATCTTTTAGGACTTTCTGTTTTGCTTGCCGTAAAAGAGCATTGTCTAGTTCAAGAGGTTGATTACCCTGAAGAGTATTATAGAGGTGCTTATATAGTGGATTTAGCTAAAGAAGCCTTTGAAAATTTTGATAAGAGCTTTTTTACCGAAGAAAATATAGAAAATTTAGCCACTTGGGCTAAGGATAAAATGCTCATTTTGATCAAAAAAACGCTTGAAGAAACAGGCATAAAAATTGACAGCTTCGTAAGTGAGAAAAGCTATTATAAGGATCTTGAAGCAACCTTGCAGGATTTGAAAAATCATCATGGAATTTATGAAAAAGAAGGCAAAATTTGGCTTGCCTCAAGCACTAAGGGCGATGAAAAGGATCGTGTGATCCTTAGAGAAGATAAAAGCGGCACTTATCTTGCAGCGGACATTGTTTATCACCGCGATAAAATGAGTAGAGGCTATGATGAATGTATCAATATCTGGGGTGCTGATCATCATGGCTATATTCCTAGAATGAAAGCTGCTATGGAGTTTTTGGGCTTTGATAGCACTAAATTAAAAATCATTTTGGCACAAATGGTATCCTTACTTAAGGACGGCGAGCCTTATAAGATGAGTAAAAGAGCCGGAAATTTCATACTTATGCAAGAAGTTTTAGATGAAATTGGTAGCGATGCTTTGAGATTTATCTTTTTGAGTAAAAAATGCGATACACACTTAGAATTTGATGTTAGTGAGCTTAAAAAAGAAGATAGCTCAAATCCCGTTTTTTATATAAATTACGCTCATGCCAGGATAAATCAAGTCTTTGCAAAGTCTAAAAAAAGTGTGGAAGATATTTTGGAGGCTGATTTTTCAAATTTAAGCGAAGAAGCCTTAAATTTACTCTTTGAAAGTTTAAATTTAAATGCTATTTTAAATGATGCTTTTCAAACGCAGTCTTTACAAAAAATTCCTGATTATTTAAAGGCTTTGGCGGCAAGTTTTCATAAATTTTATAACGAAAACAAGGTCATTGGAAGTCAAAATGAACAAAGTTTGCTTAAACTTTTTGCCGTAGTTGCTTTGAGCATAAGAACAGCTCTAGGCATTATGGGTATCAAAGCAAAGGACAAGATGGAACACTAA
- a CDS encoding twin-arginine translocase TatA/TatE family subunit, whose protein sequence is MHMPTGTQWLIILLIVVLLFGAKKIPELAKGLGKGIKSFKNEMNNDTDEKVVEKIEEKADIKTTNASDENLKEEKKA, encoded by the coding sequence ATGCATATGCCAACAGGAACTCAGTGGCTGATTATCTTACTCATAGTTGTTTTGCTTTTTGGAGCAAAAAAAATCCCAGAACTTGCCAAGGGTCTAGGTAAGGGAATTAAGAGCTTTAAAAATGAAATGAATAATGATACAGATGAAAAGGTTGTCGAAAAAATCGAAGAAAAGGCTGACATAAAAACAACAAATGCTAGCGATGAAAATTTAAAAGAAGAAAAAAAGGCTTGA
- the gmk gene encoding guanylate kinase, translated as MKGFVLLISGPSGAGKSTLLKRLIEEYKDELYFSISSTTRKPRDGEKDGVNYFFISKEEFEKGIQEGTFLEFARVHDNYYGTSLKHTFEALEQGKIVILDIDVQGFYIAKDILNEIITSVFVTTRDKKELKKRLLKRNTDTIEVVEKRLINAEDEIKELCEYDFLIINEDLDKAYNELRAIFQAQKLKTKTQNLTQFQLQWNKGE; from the coding sequence TTGAAAGGCTTTGTTTTACTCATTTCAGGACCAAGTGGAGCGGGTAAATCCACTTTGCTTAAGAGATTAATAGAAGAATACAAAGATGAGTTGTATTTTTCAATCTCAAGTACGACAAGAAAGCCAAGAGATGGAGAAAAAGATGGGGTAAATTACTTTTTTATCTCCAAAGAAGAATTTGAAAAAGGTATTCAAGAGGGAACATTTTTAGAATTTGCAAGGGTACATGATAATTATTATGGAACTTCTTTAAAGCATACTTTTGAAGCTTTAGAGCAAGGTAAAATTGTTATTTTGGATATTGATGTGCAAGGATTTTATATAGCTAAAGATATATTAAATGAAATTATTACCTCAGTTTTTGTAACAACAAGGGATAAAAAAGAGTTAAAAAAAAGACTTCTTAAGCGAAATACTGATACAATAGAGGTGGTTGAAAAAAGGCTCATAAATGCCGAAGATGAGATCAAAGAACTTTGCGAGTATGATTTTTTGATCATCAATGAGGATTTAGATAAGGCTTATAATGAACTTAGGGCTATTTTTCAAGCACAAAAACTAAAAACAAAAACACAAAATTTAACACAATTTCAACTTCAATGGAATAAAGGAGAATAA